The following are encoded in a window of Streptomyces sp. Go-475 genomic DNA:
- a CDS encoding XdhC family protein, translating into MRDVLPVLGRWYAAGLPFGLATVVEVSRSAPRDPGAAMAVGPDDEVVGSVSGGCVEGAVFELAQEAVASGEARLETFGYSDEDAFAVGLTCGGEITVLVRPVTPGLDPAFGAVADSVAAGEPVTVATVTGGPARRGASLAVWPDRVSGTLGASGLDAAVTADARGELALGATGLRHYGPEGQRREDSVGVFLQSFAPPPRMLVFGAIDYAAAVARIGDFLGYRVTVCDARPVFATPRRFPEGVEVVAEWPHRYLRDTDTDERTVICVLTHDPKFDVPLLTEALRRPAAYIGAMGSRRTHDDRARRLAEAGLGRHELSRLRSPVGLDLGARTPEEVAVSVAAEIVALRWGGTGAPLTVTEGAVHPPRPR; encoded by the coding sequence GTGCGTGACGTTCTCCCGGTGCTCGGCCGCTGGTACGCGGCCGGGCTCCCGTTCGGCCTCGCCACGGTCGTGGAGGTCAGCCGCAGCGCGCCGCGCGACCCGGGTGCGGCGATGGCGGTGGGCCCGGACGACGAGGTCGTGGGCAGTGTGTCCGGGGGCTGTGTCGAGGGCGCGGTGTTCGAGCTGGCGCAGGAGGCCGTGGCGAGCGGCGAGGCCCGGCTGGAGACCTTCGGCTACAGCGACGAGGACGCCTTCGCCGTCGGTCTGACCTGCGGTGGGGAGATCACGGTGCTCGTGCGTCCCGTGACGCCCGGGCTGGATCCGGCGTTCGGCGCGGTCGCCGACTCGGTCGCGGCGGGCGAGCCGGTGACGGTGGCCACGGTGACCGGCGGTCCGGCGCGGCGCGGGGCGTCGCTGGCCGTCTGGCCGGACCGGGTCTCGGGCACGCTCGGCGCGAGCGGCCTGGACGCGGCCGTCACCGCCGACGCGCGCGGCGAGCTCGCCCTGGGCGCCACCGGCCTGCGGCACTACGGGCCCGAGGGGCAGCGCCGCGAGGACTCCGTCGGCGTCTTCCTGCAGTCGTTCGCGCCGCCGCCCCGGATGCTGGTGTTCGGCGCGATCGACTACGCGGCGGCCGTGGCCCGCATCGGGGACTTCCTCGGCTACCGGGTCACCGTCTGCGACGCCCGCCCGGTGTTCGCGACGCCCCGGCGCTTCCCCGAGGGCGTCGAGGTGGTCGCCGAGTGGCCGCACCGCTATCTGCGCGACACGGACACCGACGAGCGCACGGTGATCTGCGTGCTCACGCACGACCCCAAGTTCGACGTGCCGCTGCTGACCGAGGCGCTGCGCCGCCCGGCCGCCTACATCGGGGCGATGGGCAGCCGCCGTACCCACGACGACCGGGCGAGGCGGCTGGCCGAGGCGGGACTCGGGCGGCACGAGCTGTCCCGGCTGCGTTCACCGGTCGGGCTCGACCTCGGCGCCCGGACGCCCGAGGAGGTGGCGGTGTCGGTCGCGGCCGAGATCGTGGCGCTGCGCTGGGGAGGCACCGGCGCCCCGCTGACCGTGACGGAGGGAGCGGTGCATCCGCCCCGGCCCCGCTGA
- a CDS encoding TetM/TetW/TetO/TetS family tetracycline resistance ribosomal protection protein, whose product MHMLNLGILAHVDAGKTSLTERLLHSAGVIDEIGSVDDGSTRTDTLALERQRGITIKSAVVSFPLDGVTVNLIDTPGHPDFIAEVERVLGVLDGVVLVVSAVEGVQAQTRVLMRTLRRLGIPTLLFVNKIDRRGAGHEEVLRGISARLTPAIVPMGTVTGLGTRAARFVPGPGPAAALDVLADHDDTLLSAYVEDTVTDTLLHRALAAQTRQALVHPVYFGSAATGAGVDALLAGVEALLPPAEGDADGPVSATVFKVERGPAGERVAYARMFSGTLRTRDRIPCGDDGTERRITGISVFAHGTAAPADAVVAGQIARLTGLGDIRIGDALGAPRKTYEHVFAPPTLETVVVPGPDAHRGALHLALTHLAEQDPLIGLRHDERRQETSVSLYGEVQKEVVQATLADEYGLHVTFRETTPLCVERLVGTGQAVEFNQKDGNPFLATVGLRVEPAPAGSGIDFRLEVELGSMPYAFFKAVEETVRETLDQGLHGWRIPDCVVTMTHSGYSPRQSHAHQGFDKSMSSTGADFRGLTPLVLVEALRRAGTRVHEPMHRFRVEAPADTLGALLPVLAGLAAVPETTRNQGDVCVLEGTVPAARVHSLEQRLPGLTRGEGELESAFAHYAPVTHGTVPERPRTDHNPLNRKEYLLNVTRRVGG is encoded by the coding sequence GTGCACATGCTCAACCTTGGAATCCTCGCCCATGTCGACGCCGGTAAGACCAGCCTGACCGAGCGGCTGCTCCATTCGGCCGGGGTGATCGACGAGATCGGCAGCGTCGACGACGGCAGCACCCGCACCGACACCCTCGCACTGGAGCGGCAGCGCGGCATCACCATCAAGTCCGCCGTCGTCTCGTTCCCGCTCGACGGTGTGACGGTCAACCTCATCGACACACCCGGTCACCCGGACTTCATCGCCGAGGTGGAGCGCGTGCTCGGCGTGCTGGACGGCGTCGTCCTGGTCGTCTCCGCCGTCGAAGGGGTGCAGGCCCAGACGCGGGTGCTGATGCGGACGCTGCGTCGGCTGGGCATCCCGACCCTGCTCTTCGTCAACAAGATCGACCGGCGCGGGGCGGGCCACGAGGAGGTGCTGCGGGGCATCTCGGCCCGGCTGACCCCCGCGATCGTGCCGATGGGGACCGTCACCGGCCTCGGCACGCGTGCGGCCCGCTTCGTCCCCGGGCCCGGACCGGCCGCCGCGCTGGACGTCCTCGCCGACCACGACGACACGCTGCTGTCCGCGTACGTCGAGGACACCGTCACGGACACCCTGCTGCACCGGGCCCTCGCCGCGCAGACCCGCCAGGCCCTGGTCCACCCGGTCTACTTCGGCTCCGCCGCCACGGGCGCCGGCGTCGACGCGCTCCTGGCCGGTGTCGAGGCACTGCTGCCGCCGGCCGAGGGGGACGCGGACGGGCCGGTCTCGGCCACCGTGTTCAAGGTCGAGCGGGGCCCGGCGGGGGAGAGGGTCGCCTACGCCCGGATGTTCTCCGGCACCCTGCGCACCCGCGACCGGATCCCCTGCGGAGATGACGGGACCGAGCGCCGCATCACCGGGATCAGCGTCTTCGCCCACGGCACGGCCGCTCCCGCTGACGCGGTCGTCGCCGGCCAGATCGCCCGCCTCACCGGCCTCGGCGACATCAGGATCGGCGACGCGCTCGGCGCACCCCGCAAGACGTACGAGCACGTCTTCGCCCCGCCCACCCTGGAGACGGTCGTCGTCCCCGGCCCGGACGCGCACCGGGGAGCGCTCCACCTCGCGCTCACCCACCTCGCCGAACAGGACCCGCTGATCGGCCTGCGCCACGACGAACGCCGGCAGGAGACCTCCGTCTCCCTCTACGGCGAGGTGCAGAAGGAGGTCGTCCAGGCCACCCTCGCCGACGAGTACGGCCTCCACGTCACCTTCCGCGAGACCACGCCGCTGTGCGTCGAACGGCTCGTCGGCACCGGACAGGCCGTGGAGTTCAACCAGAAGGACGGCAACCCGTTCCTCGCGACGGTCGGTCTGCGCGTCGAGCCCGCACCGGCCGGGTCGGGCATCGACTTCCGGCTGGAGGTGGAGCTCGGCTCGATGCCGTACGCCTTCTTCAAGGCCGTCGAGGAGACCGTGCGCGAGACCCTCGACCAGGGGCTGCACGGCTGGCGGATCCCCGACTGCGTGGTCACCATGACGCACAGCGGCTACTCGCCCCGCCAGAGCCACGCCCACCAGGGCTTCGACAAGAGCATGTCGAGCACCGGGGCGGACTTCCGCGGCCTGACGCCGCTGGTGCTCGTCGAGGCGCTGCGGCGGGCCGGGACCCGGGTGCACGAACCGATGCACCGCTTCCGCGTCGAGGCCCCGGCCGACACCCTCGGCGCCCTGCTGCCGGTCCTGGCCGGGCTCGCGGCCGTACCCGAGACGACGCGGAACCAGGGGGACGTCTGCGTCCTCGAAGGCACCGTGCCGGCGGCCCGGGTGCACAGCCTCGAACAGCGGCTGCCCGGGCTCACCCGGGGCGAGGGCGAGCTGGAGAGCGCCTTCGCACACTATGCGCCAGTTACGCACGGCACGGTCCCCGAACGTCCGCGCACCGACCACAACCCCCTGAACAGGAAGGAGTACTTGTTGAACGTGACACGAAGAGTGGGCGGCTGA
- a CDS encoding cellulase family glycosylhydrolase has product MPTIRLRLLVVLAVLFGSVSVAGVPPATAAPPPGSLWFDDPTVTVRNGRFTDAHGREVVLRGYNVSGETKLAENKGLPFASVADARKSATALRALGGGNTVRFLLSWAYAEPERGQVDTAYLAAATDQMKAFLDAGIRVYPDFHQDLYSRYLFDADSWYTGDGAPKWAVDAGNYPDESCGICLFWGQNITQNEAVKRASYDFWHNAHGVQDAFLATAQKTMAYVQQHLSADQFKGVAGFDPYNEPHAGVYDSGQTSRAWEKDVLWPFYEKFRARMDAAGWRDKPAFVEPNLFWNANLDFQKQEGGLLDAGKLGPRYVFNTHFYDQKAISGVFMWGKAADGQYAGDFRTVRDRAAAARTAAVVSEFGHPLAGNVSDKAPTVLKAMYQALDSRVKGADWWSDPAASGPVLSGSQWQWDIYHGRHRELMNGNPDKVLTEGDAWNDEDLSAVRLDDAGKPVLRQDARLLDRLYPSATAGTTVGFTYEDRSRDGSTTLTWNPVPSSLPNVQRLVGSGQYGLLLWRSDGGPAPTELHLPASFPTASTTVVSDLGTVHGPPAYTSTTPVGVAQEPGGTGSRRLLLTAPDSGVLHYALVTNGATAPSADLLAAARSELAAWAAKEVNRRTG; this is encoded by the coding sequence ATGCCGACTATCCGACTGCGTCTGCTGGTTGTCCTGGCTGTCCTCTTCGGCTCCGTCTCGGTGGCGGGCGTCCCGCCCGCCACCGCCGCGCCCCCTCCCGGCTCCCTCTGGTTCGACGACCCGACCGTCACCGTGCGGAACGGCCGCTTCACCGACGCCCACGGCCGCGAGGTCGTACTGCGCGGCTACAACGTCTCCGGCGAGACCAAGCTCGCCGAGAACAAGGGCCTGCCCTTCGCCTCCGTCGCCGACGCCCGCAAGTCCGCGACCGCGCTGCGTGCCCTCGGCGGCGGCAACACCGTCCGCTTCCTGCTCTCCTGGGCGTACGCCGAGCCCGAGCGCGGCCAGGTGGACACGGCCTATCTCGCCGCCGCCACCGACCAGATGAAGGCCTTCCTCGACGCCGGCATCCGCGTCTACCCCGACTTCCACCAGGACCTCTACTCCCGCTACCTGTTCGACGCCGACAGCTGGTACACGGGCGACGGCGCCCCCAAGTGGGCGGTGGACGCCGGGAACTATCCCGACGAGTCCTGCGGCATCTGCCTCTTCTGGGGGCAGAACATCACCCAGAACGAGGCCGTGAAGCGAGCCTCCTACGACTTCTGGCACAACGCGCACGGCGTGCAGGACGCGTTCCTCGCCACCGCGCAGAAGACCATGGCCTACGTTCAACAGCACCTGAGCGCCGACCAGTTCAAGGGCGTCGCGGGCTTCGACCCCTACAACGAGCCGCACGCGGGCGTCTACGACTCCGGGCAGACCAGCCGCGCCTGGGAGAAGGACGTGCTGTGGCCGTTCTACGAGAAGTTCCGCGCCCGCATGGACGCGGCCGGCTGGCGTGACAAGCCCGCCTTCGTGGAGCCGAACCTCTTCTGGAACGCCAACCTCGACTTCCAGAAGCAGGAGGGCGGCCTGCTGGACGCCGGCAAGCTCGGACCCCGCTACGTCTTCAACACCCACTTCTACGACCAGAAGGCCATCTCCGGCGTCTTCATGTGGGGCAAGGCGGCCGACGGCCAGTACGCGGGCGACTTCCGCACGGTCCGCGACCGGGCCGCCGCCGCGCGGACGGCCGCCGTGGTCAGCGAGTTCGGACACCCGCTGGCCGGCAACGTCTCAGACAAGGCGCCCACGGTCCTCAAGGCGATGTACCAGGCCCTCGACTCCCGCGTGAAGGGCGCCGACTGGTGGTCCGACCCGGCGGCCTCGGGACCGGTGCTCTCCGGCTCGCAGTGGCAGTGGGACATCTACCACGGCCGCCATCGCGAGCTGATGAACGGCAACCCCGACAAGGTCCTCACCGAGGGCGACGCCTGGAACGACGAGGACCTGTCCGCCGTACGCCTCGACGACGCGGGCAAGCCCGTGCTGCGCCAGGACGCCCGGCTCCTGGACCGCCTCTACCCGAGCGCCACGGCCGGCACGACCGTCGGCTTCACCTACGAGGACCGCTCCCGGGACGGCTCGACGACCCTGACCTGGAACCCGGTACCGAGCTCGCTGCCGAACGTGCAGCGGCTGGTGGGGTCCGGGCAGTACGGGCTGCTGCTGTGGCGCTCGGACGGCGGCCCGGCGCCGACCGAACTGCACCTGCCGGCGAGCTTCCCGACCGCCTCCACCACGGTCGTCTCCGACCTGGGCACGGTCCACGGCCCACCGGCCTACACCTCGACGACCCCGGTCGGCGTGGCGCAGGAGCCCGGTGGCACGGGAAGCCGCCGCCTGCTGCTCACCGCGCCGGACTCGGGGGTCCTGCACTACGCGCTGGTGACCAACGGGGCGACGGCTCCCTCGGCGGATCTCCTCGCCGCGGCCCGCTCCGAACTGGCGGCGTGGGCGGCGAAGGAGGTCAACCGGCGGACGGGCTAG
- a CDS encoding PQQ-binding-like beta-propeller repeat protein has product MPVFRRRHLCSLGAALALTATVPATTAQAAAPGASAALREVMFVGNNWDGTADVIRSTGDFGKIGRIDVIPDKDQRMAEINADPIKWIYFMAIRNSVGEGHDQFVDDMYSTPDGGSMVVSRPSFADVVSIDLATGDINWRFPVSGYRSDHMAVSPDGKRVAVSASTSNTVHVLDIVTGKELGRFATGDKPHENIFTQDGKYIYNMAIGDVNTQTDAPWLDWTKGDRRITVVDATTYKQVKVIDMRPRLDALGLKDYSDAVRPAVFSPDESKLYFQVSFFNGFLEYDLAADKITRTKTLPKNPATSDDRTTFVNDSRHHGISMSPDGRKLCVAGTMDDYATVVDRATLQEGPLVTAAKPYWATVSGDGKSCVVSESGTDQVTAIDFATGKKVVSVPVGDHPQRVRLGKVPADWTSPSAG; this is encoded by the coding sequence ATGCCCGTCTTCCGACGACGGCACCTGTGCTCCCTGGGCGCCGCCCTCGCCCTGACCGCCACCGTCCCCGCGACCACTGCCCAGGCGGCCGCCCCGGGCGCCTCCGCCGCGTTGCGCGAGGTGATGTTCGTGGGCAACAACTGGGACGGCACCGCCGATGTCATCAGATCGACCGGTGACTTCGGGAAGATCGGCCGGATCGACGTCATCCCCGACAAGGACCAGCGGATGGCGGAGATCAACGCCGATCCGATCAAGTGGATCTACTTCATGGCGATCCGCAACAGCGTCGGCGAGGGCCACGACCAGTTCGTCGACGACATGTACTCCACGCCGGACGGCGGCTCCATGGTCGTCTCCCGGCCGAGCTTCGCCGATGTCGTGTCCATCGATCTGGCCACCGGCGACATCAACTGGCGCTTCCCCGTGTCCGGTTACCGCTCCGACCACATGGCCGTCTCCCCCGACGGCAAGCGGGTCGCGGTGTCGGCGTCCACCTCCAACACGGTGCACGTGCTGGACATCGTCACCGGCAAGGAGCTGGGCAGGTTCGCCACCGGCGACAAGCCGCACGAGAACATCTTCACCCAGGACGGCAAGTACATCTACAACATGGCGATCGGCGACGTGAACACGCAGACCGACGCCCCGTGGCTGGACTGGACGAAGGGCGACCGGCGCATCACGGTCGTCGACGCCACGACGTACAAGCAGGTCAAGGTCATCGACATGCGTCCGCGACTGGACGCGCTCGGCCTCAAGGACTACTCCGACGCGGTGCGCCCGGCCGTGTTCTCGCCGGACGAGTCGAAGCTGTACTTCCAGGTGTCGTTCTTCAACGGCTTCCTCGAGTACGACCTCGCCGCCGACAAGATCACCCGCACCAAGACCCTGCCGAAGAACCCGGCGACCAGCGACGATCGCACCACGTTCGTCAACGACTCGCGCCACCACGGCATCTCGATGAGCCCGGACGGCAGGAAGCTGTGCGTCGCGGGGACCATGGACGACTACGCCACGGTCGTCGACCGCGCCACCCTCCAGGAGGGCCCGCTCGTCACCGCCGCCAAGCCCTACTGGGCCACGGTCAGCGGTGACGGCAAGTCCTGCGTGGTCTCCGAGAGCGGCACCGACCAGGTCACGGCCATCGACTTCGCCACCGGCAAGAAGGTCGTGTCCGTCCCGGTCGGTGACCACCCGCAGCGCGTCCGGCTCGGCAAGGTGCCGGCCGACTGGACTAGCCCGTCCGCCGGTTGA
- a CDS encoding TetR/AcrR family transcriptional regulator: MPGRLRAPTGRYGGKTAEERQAERRRRFLDAALHLFGDTPGFRATTVAALSEAAGLSTRQFYEEFRTLEDVLAALHLQVNDWAEAAVLEAAAGAADLPLVERATAIFRAYAGNVAADPRRIRITFVEVIGVSPRLEEQRLARRAGWVDLICAEADAAAARGEAAPRDYRLAATGFIGSVNGLLHDWSAGWVDATLDEVVDELVRQLLGILWPPGWSPRD, translated from the coding sequence GTGCCGGGCAGACTCAGAGCGCCGACCGGCCGCTACGGCGGCAAGACCGCCGAGGAGCGGCAGGCGGAGCGGCGCCGGAGGTTCCTGGACGCCGCGCTCCACCTGTTCGGCGACACCCCCGGCTTCCGCGCCACCACGGTCGCGGCGCTCAGCGAGGCCGCCGGGCTGTCCACCCGTCAGTTCTACGAGGAGTTCCGCACCCTGGAGGACGTGCTCGCCGCGCTGCACCTCCAGGTCAACGACTGGGCCGAGGCGGCGGTGCTGGAAGCCGCCGCCGGCGCGGCGGACCTGCCGCTGGTCGAGCGCGCCACGGCGATCTTCCGCGCCTACGCCGGGAACGTCGCCGCCGATCCGCGCCGGATCCGCATCACCTTCGTCGAGGTCATCGGCGTCAGCCCGCGCCTGGAGGAGCAGCGGCTCGCCCGCCGCGCCGGCTGGGTCGACCTCATCTGCGCCGAGGCCGACGCGGCCGCCGCGCGCGGGGAGGCGGCCCCGCGCGACTACCGCCTCGCGGCGACGGGCTTCATCGGCAGCGTCAACGGCCTGCTGCACGACTGGAGCGCGGGCTGGGTGGACGCGACGCTGGACGAGGTCGTCGACGAACTGGTGCGGCAGCTGCTGGGCATCCTGTGGCCGCCGGGCTGGAGCCCGCGGGACTGA
- a CDS encoding helix-turn-helix domain-containing protein produces the protein MSAGSVAVVVTEEIGVPSWDLYELSIPCTVFGKPQPDLADPWYELKLCGVGTEEANGHGLSLRTPYGLDDLVGADTVVVPSVPDPCVEEGRPLPPELIDALRRAHEAGARMVSLCTGAFALAEAGLLDGRRATAHWMHTAQLAERYPKVEVDASVLYVDEGDVLTSAGLTAGLDLCLHLVRRDLGAHVANQLARRMVVPAHRPGGQAQFIELSVPARDDEGLAPVLAWARAHLDRPLTVADLARRAAMSPRTFYRRLQAATGTTPLQWLLDQRLGRARSLLESTDLPIEKVGELSGLGTANNLRHHFLKHLGVSPGDYRRAFPGAGASGPGPGRV, from the coding sequence ATGAGTGCCGGTTCCGTGGCCGTGGTGGTCACCGAGGAGATCGGGGTCCCCTCGTGGGACCTGTACGAACTGAGCATCCCCTGCACGGTGTTCGGCAAGCCGCAGCCCGATCTCGCCGATCCCTGGTACGAGCTGAAGCTGTGCGGGGTCGGGACCGAGGAGGCGAACGGCCACGGGCTGAGTCTGCGCACGCCCTACGGGCTGGACGACCTGGTCGGCGCCGACACGGTCGTCGTGCCGTCGGTGCCCGACCCGTGCGTCGAGGAGGGCAGGCCGCTGCCGCCGGAGCTGATCGACGCCCTGCGCCGGGCCCATGAGGCGGGTGCCCGCATGGTGTCGCTGTGCACCGGCGCCTTCGCGCTCGCCGAGGCCGGACTGCTGGACGGGCGGCGCGCCACCGCCCACTGGATGCACACCGCCCAACTCGCCGAGCGCTACCCGAAGGTGGAGGTCGACGCGTCGGTGCTGTACGTGGACGAGGGTGACGTCCTCACCAGCGCCGGGCTCACCGCCGGCCTCGATCTGTGCCTGCACCTGGTGCGGCGCGACCTCGGCGCGCACGTCGCCAACCAGCTGGCGCGCCGCATGGTGGTGCCCGCGCACCGGCCGGGCGGGCAGGCGCAGTTCATCGAGCTGTCGGTGCCGGCCCGGGACGACGAGGGACTGGCCCCCGTCCTCGCCTGGGCGCGGGCCCACCTGGACCGGCCGCTGACCGTCGCCGACCTGGCCCGCCGGGCCGCGATGAGCCCGCGCACGTTCTACCGGCGCCTCCAGGCGGCCACCGGCACCACGCCGCTCCAGTGGCTCCTGGACCAGCGGCTCGGGCGCGCCCGGTCCCTGCTGGAGTCCACGGACCTGCCGATCGAGAAGGTCGGCGAGCTCAGCGGACTCGGCACGGCCAACAACCTCCGGCACCACTTCCTCAAGCACCTCGGCGTGTCGCCCGGGGACTACCGGCGGGCCTTTCCCGGGGCCGGGGCGAGCGGGCCCGGGCCGGGCCGGGTCTGA
- a CDS encoding NAD(P)-dependent oxidoreductase: MTARQQAVTVLGLGQMGSALAAALLDRGHPTTVWNRSPDKARPLAERGARAAATPQEAIAASPLVIACVLDYAALHTVVDPVAEALKGRTLVNLTSGSPEQAQEAVAWAGSLGADYLDGAVMTTPPGVGDPAMMFLYSGSEEVFDTHRSTLAALGDPLYLGTDPGLASLYDTALLGLMWSTMTGWLHGTALVGAEGTPAAAFTPVAIRWLTTVGSFLSRYAPQVDDGRYPGDDATVDVQIAAIDHLIHAAAARGVDNALPELLKTAMEKASAAGHGQDSYASLIEVLRPAPRG; encoded by the coding sequence ATGACCGCACGACAGCAGGCCGTCACCGTCCTGGGCCTGGGCCAGATGGGCTCGGCCCTGGCCGCCGCGCTGCTGGACCGGGGCCACCCGACCACGGTCTGGAACCGGTCCCCGGACAAGGCCCGGCCCCTGGCCGAGCGCGGCGCCCGCGCGGCCGCGACACCCCAGGAGGCGATCGCCGCGTCCCCGCTGGTCATCGCCTGCGTCCTGGACTACGCGGCGCTGCACACGGTCGTCGACCCCGTCGCGGAGGCGCTCAAGGGCAGAACCCTGGTCAACCTCACCTCGGGCTCTCCCGAGCAGGCCCAGGAGGCCGTCGCATGGGCGGGCTCCCTCGGAGCCGACTACCTCGACGGCGCCGTCATGACCACCCCGCCCGGCGTGGGCGACCCGGCCATGATGTTCCTCTACAGCGGCTCCGAGGAGGTCTTCGACACCCACCGCTCCACCCTGGCGGCCCTCGGCGACCCCCTGTACCTGGGCACCGACCCCGGCCTCGCCTCCCTCTACGACACCGCCCTGCTCGGCCTGATGTGGTCCACCATGACCGGCTGGCTGCACGGAACGGCCCTGGTCGGCGCCGAGGGGACGCCGGCCGCCGCCTTCACCCCGGTCGCGATCCGCTGGCTGACCACGGTGGGGAGCTTCCTCAGCCGGTACGCGCCCCAGGTGGACGACGGTCGCTACCCGGGCGACGACGCCACCGTCGACGTGCAGATCGCGGCCATCGACCATCTGATCCACGCGGCGGCGGCCCGGGGCGTCGACAACGCCCTGCCCGAGCTGCTGAAGACCGCGATGGAGAAGGCGAGCGCCGCGGGCCACGGCCAGGACAGCTACGCCAGCCTGATCGAGGTGCTGCGCCCCGCACCGAGGGGCTGA
- a CDS encoding DUF6584 family protein encodes MPLSKTLARVDADLAAGRVPVARQRLRGLVSSFPYDLTLRRRLAEVYRLYGDAAEAGRWMYLEEDRDADETAAFEARYGSPGWRMKALAWRGPEAMAATAFAEGQLVAVRTACAEELGHPVDWDDPASYRDGMEDKYEAPSEPWTIGGVLTGVGCLVGALAFLAIWVNGVVALFD; translated from the coding sequence ATGCCCCTGAGCAAGACCCTCGCCCGAGTCGACGCGGACCTGGCCGCCGGCCGGGTTCCCGTCGCGCGCCAGCGTTTGCGCGGTCTCGTCTCGTCCTTCCCGTACGACCTGACGCTCCGCCGTCGTCTGGCCGAGGTGTACCGGCTCTACGGCGACGCCGCCGAGGCCGGACGCTGGATGTACCTCGAAGAGGACCGCGACGCCGACGAGACCGCCGCCTTCGAAGCGCGGTACGGGTCTCCCGGGTGGCGGATGAAGGCCCTCGCCTGGCGCGGCCCCGAGGCGATGGCTGCCACCGCCTTCGCGGAGGGGCAACTGGTCGCAGTGCGGACCGCCTGCGCCGAGGAGCTGGGGCACCCCGTCGACTGGGACGATCCGGCCTCCTACCGGGACGGCATGGAGGACAAGTACGAGGCGCCCTCCGAGCCGTGGACGATCGGCGGTGTGCTGACGGGTGTCGGCTGCCTGGTGGGGGCCCTGGCGTTCCTCGCGATCTGGGTGAACGGAGTCGTCGCCCTCTTCGACTGA